A DNA window from Chromatiales bacterium contains the following coding sequences:
- a CDS encoding DsrE family protein: protein MKHLKFAAFAALISSLFAAAPLTAGEPSADNRWEKTVFHIDEMRNARWALLLARAYLEDSPGARLAIVAYGPGVDFLLEGTNDPRGQPYDPAVLDLIEKGVVFSVCGTTLKARDIDPDTVLPGVKIVPSGITEIARLQIREGYAYLKP from the coding sequence ATGAAACACCTCAAGTTCGCCGCGTTCGCGGCACTGATTTCGAGTCTATTCGCAGCCGCCCCCCTGACCGCGGGCGAGCCGTCTGCGGACAACCGCTGGGAAAAGACCGTTTTCCACATCGACGAGATGCGCAACGCACGCTGGGCACTGCTGCTCGCCCGCGCCTATCTCGAGGACTCGCCCGGCGCAAGGCTCGCCATTGTGGCCTACGGGCCAGGCGTTGACTTTCTGCTGGAGGGCACCAACGATCCTCGCGGCCAACCCTACGATCCTGCGGTGCTGGACCTCATCGAAAAGGGCGTTGTTTTCAGCGTCTGCGGAACCACACTCAAGGCGCGTGATATCGATCCGGACACCGTATTGCCCGGCGTGAAGATCGTTCCATCCGGCATCACCGAAATCGCGCGTCTGCAGATTCGCGAAGGCTACGCGTACCTGAAACCCTGA
- a CDS encoding bifunctional O-acetylhomoserine aminocarboxypropyltransferase/cysteine synthase: MKIETLAIHGGYSPDPTTKAVAVPIYQTTSYAFDNTQHGADLFDLKVPGNIYTRIMNPTTDVLEQRVAAMEGGIAGLGLASGMAAITYSIFTIAQAGDNIVTTSQLYGGTYNLFAHTLPRLGIESRFVDAKDIDGMAAKIDAKTKAVFCESIGNPAGNVVDFGAIADMAHAHGVPVIVDNTVPTPYLCRPFEHGADVVVHALTKYMGGHGNSIGGIVVDSGKFPWAEHADRFPMLNEPDVSYHGVVYTEALGPAAYIGRCRVVPLRNMGSALSPFNSFLILQGIETLPVRMDRHCENAMKVAEFLRNQSKVAWVNYAGLSDHPDHALVQKYMGGRAASILSFGIKGGREAGARFIDALNLVVRLVNIGDAKSLACHPATTTHRQLGPEELKRAGVSEDLVRLSIGIENVDDIIADIEQALAAA; encoded by the coding sequence ATGAAGATCGAAACGCTCGCGATTCACGGCGGCTACAGCCCGGACCCGACGACCAAGGCCGTCGCGGTGCCGATCTACCAGACCACGAGCTACGCGTTCGACAACACCCAGCACGGCGCGGACCTGTTCGACCTCAAGGTGCCGGGCAACATCTACACGCGCATCATGAACCCGACCACGGACGTGCTCGAGCAGCGCGTCGCGGCGATGGAAGGCGGCATTGCCGGGCTCGGTCTCGCCTCGGGCATGGCCGCAATCACCTACTCGATCTTCACGATCGCCCAGGCCGGCGACAACATCGTCACCACGAGTCAGCTCTACGGCGGCACCTACAACCTGTTCGCGCACACCCTGCCGCGGCTCGGCATCGAGTCACGTTTCGTGGATGCCAAGGACATCGACGGCATGGCGGCGAAGATCGATGCCAAGACCAAGGCGGTGTTCTGCGAATCCATCGGCAACCCGGCGGGCAATGTCGTCGACTTCGGCGCAATCGCCGACATGGCACATGCGCATGGCGTGCCGGTCATCGTCGACAACACAGTGCCAACGCCGTATCTGTGTCGCCCGTTCGAACACGGCGCGGATGTCGTCGTGCATGCACTGACGAAGTACATGGGTGGCCATGGCAACTCGATCGGCGGCATCGTCGTGGATTCCGGCAAGTTCCCGTGGGCGGAACATGCCGACCGTTTCCCGATGCTGAATGAACCGGATGTTTCCTATCACGGCGTCGTGTATACGGAAGCGCTCGGACCCGCGGCCTATATCGGGCGCTGTCGTGTCGTGCCGCTGCGCAACATGGGCAGTGCGCTGTCACCGTTCAACAGCTTCCTGATCCTGCAAGGGATCGAGACCCTGCCGGTGCGCATGGACCGTCATTGCGAGAACGCCATGAAGGTCGCGGAGTTCCTGCGCAACCAGTCCAAGGTCGCATGGGTGAACTACGCCGGACTTTCCGATCACCCCGACCATGCCTTGGTGCAGAAATACATGGGCGGCCGGGCCGCATCGATTCTCAGCTTCGGCATCAAGGGCGGACGCGAGGCCGGCGCACGGTTCATCGATGCGCTGAATCTCGTCGTGCGGCTCGTGAACATCGGCGACGCGAAATCGCTGGCCTGCCATCCGGCCACCACCACGCATCGCCAGCTCGGCCCGGAGGAACTCAAGCGCGCGGGCGTCAGCGAAGATCTCGTGCGGCTGTCGATCGGCATCGAGAACGTCGACGACATCATCGCCGACATCGAACAGGCGCTCGCCGCGGCCTGA